The stretch of DNA GCCTGCAACAAGATGTGAGCCGTGGATGACATGCATGGTTACGACGTTGTCGCGGCGGTAACGCGTCATAAAGCCGGCCGAGTACTTACTGTCAACAATCATATACGTCTCGCGGCCGTCAACCACGTCGTCTAGCCAATACAAGTAGAGTGGCCATGATGACGACCAAGATGTCAGCGGGCTGCCGCTCCAGTCGCACAAAGTGATGAGTCGACCACCAATTTGGCCCTGTGTAGTAATATCGCGTCGATCGGAAATCGCGATAGAACCATTGCGACGGAAGTAGTCGATCTGCAAAACGGTCACGCCATCGACTGCATAACGAAGTCTTCGTCTCAGGACCTGGTTAACAACTTCATCCTTGCAGTTACTCTCCGGCCGGGCAGCAGCATATTCGGTGTCGTGGGCTCCATTTTCTCTGTTGGGAAGACGCTCCGCGGGAATCTCAATCAGCTCTTCCCACAAATTTCGGAGACGAACTCNCTGTGCGAGATCCCCGGATAGTTCAAGTTCACAGCGAATCTCATCATAGTCAGGAGAATACTCAAATGTGAGAATATCCACCGGCACTTTGCCATACGCCACAAATGCCTTGGAGCGGTGGAACATTGCATTTGTCATCCCACCAAAATCTTCCGGAATCCNCCATGTTACTGCGCAGTGGTATCCGTCTGGCAGACGTATTATCTCAGAGCTGTCTATTTCAGGTAATGCCATGCTCGGTTTTTCCTGTTCTTATGTGGGAAACGTTCATTGTTTACAACAGCCGGATGCTTCAGCGCTAAAACTCCGTGCGTCAACCACATGCTTTCCGGCAAGAAATGCAGTCTCAATTTCCCGGAACTTGTCGATGGTCCACCAGAAGCGCCACCGCGGCGGTACGACGAGGTGCGTCGTCGCTTTCGCTGACGTAGTCGTTGCTGAAGCTGCGCACTTCCTCTGGAATGTCATCGGCGAACGGCATAACGACCAAAATTCTAGCATCGGGTAGTTTTGGCCAATTGCTTGACGATTTCGACCAAAGGTGGACCGCGAATATCATCAATGTTGGGTTTGAGAGCCAATCCCAAGGCAGCGATGACGGTCTTGGCGGTGTCATACCCTCGTAGCAACAAGTTGGTTGAATGGAAGAGTTGCTGGTGAGGCGTAGACCCTGATCGTTTTCGGACCGGGCGGACATTGCCGTCGGTATCTTGGCTGGCATGACGGAACGGCAGATCGGTTTTGATCTCGGCCACGACCACACCATCATTTGGCAGGAGCGTGGACGGAACTCGACGAAGACCCGCTGGTATCGACTCTTCTATGTCTGTCAAGCTGTGTTTCCCTTAGTTTTACTTGAAACTGAATCTGCCTGGATCCGGAAAACTCGCCTGGCCAAATACCGCTTAAGGCACCGGCGGATTTCTTGATCCGTTTTCCCCTCTGCCCGACGTTNTTCGACGTAGTCACGGGTTTCGGGGTGATAGTTCATCCTGGTAATCGTGGTCATGTGCAGGGCGCTGTTCAGAGCCCGGTCGCCACCCCGGTTCAATCGAACGCGCACTGTGTTGCCTGATGAAGCGGGAAGAGGACTGACTCCCGCCAGACAGGCAAAGGCTGCCTCATCCCGGACGCGTCCCTCGTGGGACCAAGCCACGAAGCACTTCGCGGTGTTGACCGGTCCAAATCCCGTCTCTTCGAGCAGTGGAGCCGCCTCACTAACCTTGACCAGCTCGTCCAGTTGCTTTTCGTTGGCTTTCAGCTGCTCATCCAAATCCAGGATATGTTTTGCCAGCCGGATAGCTTCGCTGCGGGCGCGCCAGCGGGAGACGTCCGCTATCTGTGNCGNGGTGAGCTTCTTGCGAGCATCCACACCCAGATCGTTGCCGCGTACCAAGGCATTTAGTGCGTTCACTGAGCGGGTACGGTCGTTGGTCATGGAACCACGAGCGGTGACTAAGATCCTCCAGCCCTGACGGATCCCTTCGCTGAGGCGGGGACGGCGCAACCTCTCTACCGGCAGGGGCAATGCGGCCCTGGCGATGGGCTGGGAATCTAAGGCATCGGTTTTACCCACCCCGTGGTTCTGTTTGGCATCCGTGCGAGGGGCTTCGGCAACCGGGAAACCATGGCTGGTTACCGTGCCGGCCAAGATCGNCCCGTAGGAGGCGGCACCTTCGATCACCGAGAGTGTGTCGTCGTCTGCATTGGTGCGGCAGGCAACCCAACTGATGGCCCGAGTCATTCCTGCCGCCGTGGTGGGGAACTCTCTGTTATCCAGTAGTGCACCGTTGGTGGAGTCGAGGATGGCGTAGACGTGGTTGCGGGCGTGAGTGTCGACTCCNNCGACAAATGGGTGAGAATGAGCGACGATAGACAATGCGCTCACCGTATTTTTCCTTTGTAATGGACATGGTTGGTGGCCGTTATGGGCCGGTACCAGTCCGGGTAGGAATCACCAAAGGAACAACACTGTGAGGGGTCACGCCCGAAGGGCGGACAAGTCGGTTCAATGGCACCCTGAGGGTCAGTCCCGTAAAGAGTCACATCCACGAGGTGGAACGGCCGGTACCTATCCTGCCAGCCAGTCCCAGACCAGCTACTGAAAAGTCGCACAGTTCTTTTCTATCACTTTCAAATCTGCCACGAGACCATGCCACATCTTCACGCCAACCCTGCTAGCGGCAGTTACTTCAGGCCGGCGTCGGCCACGTACTGCAGTAGGGAATCCTTACTCAGGGCCTCGGAAATACCCAGCACCGCGGCGTCGTCCTTGATAACAATTGACTGACCGTCAGCGCTGGTCCCGGTACCAAGATTAGGCAGGGTGAAAGAGATCACGTTGCTGCCCCGAACACCACGCAGGCTGAACCCAAGACGGCCAAGTGTTCCCGAGTCCAGCCCACTATCCACGCTCAGATAGGGAGAAACTTCGTTTACAATTTTCTTGATCTTCAACGGGTTAATGAGTGTGGACGGTGTCAACGCTGTGCTCATGACCGATTTGAGGAACAACTGTTGGTTGCGCACCCGCTGGTAATCTCCATCGGCAAACGCGTAACGTTCACGGACAANAGCCAGAGCCTGGTCGCCATCCATAGGCTGCGCGCCTTGTGCGTACGTGTGACCGCCGTCGGCAGTACTAAAAGGCACCGGAACATTCACGTCCACCCCGCCCAAAGCATCGGTGATGGCTTTGAAACCCTCAAAATCCACAATCGCCACATGGTCAAGGCGGCTGCCAAACATGCCCTCAAGGGTTTGCACCACCAAGGGAACACCGCCGTAGGCCATGGCAGCATTGATTTTGGCCTCACCGAAGCCGGGGATATCCACCCAAGTGTCACGCATGATGGACATCATGACAACATCCTTGCGGTCGGCGGGAATGTGCACCCACATCATGGTGTCCGAGCGCTGATCTGACGCCCCGCCATTTGCGGCCACATCCACCGAATCTCCGCGGCTATCACTGCCCAAGAGCAAAATGTTCATGGTGCCGTTGGTGGACTTCACCGGCCTAGAGGCTTCATTGGGAAAGGCATCAGCAATTTTATGAGACTTGCTATCGAAGCTGTGAGCAAGGCTGACAACGAACACCGTGCTGACCACCGCGGCAACCAGGAACAATCCCAGGAAGACGAACAGGATATTGCGCCGAGTCTTTCGCCGGGCACGGCCGGGGTGGCTCGGAGGTCCGGGTGGAGCGCATCGGTTTCTAGAGTCATGGCGTCATGATGTCACGCCCAGATGGGCCCTTACGCCATTGACGACCACATACGGCCCACAGCAGGCCACGGGCGTGACTGAGCTCATAGCAAATCTCACTGCTGGGTGCACGGATAATAGTTCAGTGCGTGCTTCACAGCTTGAGCCGATAAGCTTCCTAACATGCCTTTGATTTCTCGTTCCTGGCGGATTGCTGTGCCATTTGCCGCCTCTGCCCTGCTGGTATTGACCGCCTGCGCACCTTCGGTGAACATCATCGAAGCCAAAGACGCCAACAATCCAGCCTGCGCACCCATGATGGTGGCCCTGCCTGACTCCTTGGCCGATGCACAGCGCCGCACTACCTCAAGCCAGGCCACTGCGGCANNGGGAGATCCCTCCGCTGTGATCCTGCGCTGCGGTGTTCAAGTTCCCGGCCCCACCACGGATAAATGCGTAACGGTCAACGGAGTTGATTGGGTCATCAAGGAAGGCGAAACAGCATGGACCATCACCACGTACGGGCGAAACCCTGCCACGGAACTGCTGCTTGAGAAGAACAAACTCCCCTCGGACACAGTGCTCTCTGAAATATCCACGGCCGTAGCCAAAATTCCGGCAACGGGCGGATGTTTGTGATCTGGCTACCCAGCCAACCGCACTAGATCTTGGCGGCAAGTTTCCATAAGGATGTAATTTCCTTGCTGCGTGCAGCAAAGAAAGGGTCGGCGCTGTCCATGGACCGTGGATGCCTGGCCGGAGTATTCAGTTTCTCTTTGACCTCCAGCCCAGCCTTTTCAATCCAGCCCAATAGTTCCTCTCTGGAGCGCAAACCCAAGTGCTCGGCCAGATCAGAAATAATCAACCAGCCCTCTCNCCCAGGTTCCAAATGTCCGGCCAGGCCGGTCAGGAATGCTTTGAGCATGCGGGACTTGGGATCGTACACAGCATTGTCCAACAAGGTGTTCGCCGTTCCAGGTAGCCATGGCGGGTTACACACAACCAACGGTGCTCTGCCCTCCGGGAACATGTTTGTCATAGTGGGCACAACGGCCCCGGACAAACCCAACAACTCGATGTTTTCCTGCGCGCAGGCAATAGCCCGCGGTTCACTATCAGTTGCAATAACTGCCTGCACCCCACGCTGGGCCAAAATGGCTGCCAGCACACCGGTTCCTGTCCCAATATCGAAGGCCAGCTCGGTGGACGGAAGCGACGCCTGTTGCACCAGCTCTAAATACTCGCTGCGAATAGGCGCAANAGTCCCGTAATGCGGATAAATAACCGCATCAAGTTCCTGCACAAACAGCCCGTTACGGCGCCACTCAAACGCTCCCACAGCACCCAGAACTTCCTGCAACGTGGCCACCGTGGGCGCTTCCACCGGCCCGGCAGCCGCCAGCCACGCATCTGAAACATCCGGTGCACGGCGCAACGCCACCGCTGGCCCTCCCTCCAGCGGGACCAATAACAGTCCCAGCATCCGGGCCCGTTGTGTCCGCCCCTGACGATAGCGGTAGAAAGCTTTGGCGACGTCTTCGCCGTCGTGCCTAGAAAACGTGGGCAAACGCCTAGCAATCGCCGAGAGGAGCTGGCGGGCATTATGGTAATCGCCCTCCCACAGCATGGCGGTACCCTGAGCGGCGAGACGGTAGGCGTCGTCGGCAGTGAGCGAATCATCCACAACCTGGACCTNTTTGGGTGCCGGCGCCCCACTGGCGGAATACCAGAGGGCCGAATGCTCGGCGTCCCCGTGCGTCCAGCTCAAGGTGGGGCTGGCTGCAATGGNGTCAGTGCTCATGGGTATTAGGGCTCCTCCAAGAATGCCGATGGCCAGGGAACGCCCGCTGGTACCTGCAATGTCCGTAAGCTCCAGTTTA from Arthrobacter polaris encodes:
- a CDS encoding IS110 family transposase encodes the protein MSALSIVAHSHPFVXGVDTHARNHVYAILDSTNGALLDNREFPTTAAGMTRAISWVACRTNADDDTLSVIEGAASYGXILAGTVTSHGFPVAEAPRTDAKQNHGVGKTDALDSQPIARAALPLPVERLRRPRLSEGIRQGWRILVTARGSMTNDRTRSVNALNALVRGNDLGVDARKKLTXXQIADVSRWRARSEAIRLAKHILDLDEQLKANEKQLDELVKVSEAAPLLEETGFGPVNTAKCFVAWSHEGRVRDEAAFACLAGVSPLPASSGNTVRVRLNRGGDRALNSALHMTTITRMNYHPETRDYVEXRRAEGKTDQEIRRCLKRYLARRVFRIQADSVSSKTKGNTA
- a CDS encoding LCP family protein, giving the protein MVSTVFVVSLAHSFDSKSHKIADAFPNEASRPVKSTNGTMNILLLGSDSRGDSVDVAANGGASDQRSDTMMWVHIPADRKDVVMMSIMRDTWVDIPGFGEAKINAAMAYGGVPLVVQTLEGMFGSRLDHVAIVDFEGFKAITDALGGVDVNVPVPFSTADGGHTYAQGAQPMDGDQALAXVRERYAFADGDYQRVRNQQLFLKSVMSTALTPSTLINPLKIKKIVNEVSPYLSVDSGLDSGTLGRLGFSLRGVRGSNVISFTLPNLGTGTSADGQSIVIKDDAAVLGISEALSKDSLLQYVADAGLK
- a CDS encoding DUF3515 domain-containing protein, which produces MPLISRSWRIAVPFAASALLVLTACAPSVNIIEAKDANNPACAPMMVALPDSLADAQRRTTSSQATAAXGDPSAVILRCGVQVPGPTTDKCVTVNGVDWVIKEGETAWTITTYGRNPATELLLEKNKLPSDTVLSEISTAVAKIPATGGCL
- a CDS encoding class I SAM-dependent methyltransferase, with product MSTDXIAASPTLSWTHGDAEHSALWYSASGAPAPKXVQVVDDSLTADDAYRLAAQGTAMLWEGDYHNARQLLSAIARRLPTFSRHDGEDVAKAFYRYRQGRTQRARMLGLLLVPLEGGPAVALRRAPDVSDAWLAAAGPVEAPTVATLQEVLGAVGAFEWRRNGLFVQELDAVIYPHYGTXAPIRSEYLELVQQASLPSTELAFDIGTGTGVLAAILAQRGVQAVIATDSEPRAIACAQENIELLGLSGAVVPTMTNMFPEGRAPLVVCNPPWLPGTANTLLDNAVYDPKSRMLKAFLTGLAGHLEPGXEGWLIISDLAEHLGLRSREELLGWIEKAGLEVKEKLNTPARHPRSMDSADPFFAARSKEITSLWKLAAKI